From the genome of Cololabis saira isolate AMF1-May2022 chromosome 1, fColSai1.1, whole genome shotgun sequence:
caaatggcaattctgtatcaaattcaaaattgaatgtctatcagttttggttcaaatataaattattggtatagcatgcataagtggatacaccttgtacacattttaaatcagttttatgaattttagagtaagtaagagggtgacactgccattatggatagaatgtatttaaaaatggttttcaaaaaatgaaaggaaaaatgtgtctatctttcttgaacagttaatttaattactgatacttattaaaatataaattttgttatggaaatctattaattttgagataaatggtcgccccaaatgacggtttaaaggtttaaaaacactaaaatacctttgtttgaagttttcacatacatgtatgtgtacactacatttcaaatgtttggaaaatggccaaaaatatctttattttaagtattttaaaaatgggctactcaaaggccttatacgtctttgaccctCTTGTAAATGTTTCACCGTCTGTCTTGAATTAATTCTTAGATGTTTGAGAGCTTCATGTAAACAAAGAGGGATAAACTTATTCTTAAATCACCACAAGAGAATTCTCTTTGTCTTTCAGTCGTGAGTCAGAAACCATGGTGGATAATGAGCTCACCATGCTGCTGTGGACGTCAGCTGACTGCAGGGATAAAAGTGGTGACATTGAGCTTCAGGCGTTCACACAGCTCCACCTGAACCCCCAGCATCATGGTTAACTCTACTCAGGTTGTATATTTTACACTCACTGCCTACTTGGACATTGGTCTTTATAAATACTTGTGTTTTTTGATGCTCTTGTGTTTATACGTGCTCATCATCTGTGCTAATCTACTGCTCATCGTGATCATCTGCTGCACCAGGAGCCTCCATGAACCCATGTACATGTTCCTGGTCAGTCTGTTTGTGAACGAGCTGTACGGCAGCACCGGATTGTTTCCTATGCTGCTGGTCCAGGTCCTCTCTGACGTTCACACCGTCTCTTTCCGTCTGTGTTTTCTACAGATCTTTTGCATTTACACATATATAGGTACTGAAGTTTTAATCTTGGCCGTCATGTCTTATGACAGGTACCTGGCCATCTGCTTTCCTCTGCAGTACGTCTCATGTATGACCCCTAAAAAGGTGGTTGTCCTCATTGCTCTGACGTGGTTGATCCCTCTTTGTGCCATTGTAGTTCTGATATCCCTGAGTGTATCGTTACAGCTCTGCGGGAAGGTCATTAACAAAGTCTGTTGTGGAAACTACTCCATTGTCAAACTGGCCTGCTCTGACACTACAGTTAACAACATTTATGGTCTCATCTACACCGTCATCTCCATAGTCGTTCCTTTCGTTTTGATCCTTTACACTTATGTGAAGATTCTAGAAGTTTGTTTTTCAGGATCCAAACAGGCCCGAGAGAAAGCCATCAGTACCTGCACGCCTCACCTGGCCTCCATCGCCAACTTTTCCTTTGGTTGCTGTTTTCAGATCTTAGAGAGCAGGTTTGGTTTTAGCAGACTGTCGCctgtgtttgacatttttttatcgGTGTACTTCCTGACGTGCCAACCGCTCCTTAATCCGCTGTTGTACGGGCTGAAATTCAGTAAAATACGAGATGCGTGCAAACGTTTGTGAGGCGGAGGGAAGGTGATCCAGATCGTTTGACTGCACTCCTGCAAATACCCAAGGATGTCTCCCCAGACGTCATCAGTGCATGTTTAGCACAGTGCAAAAGTCTAGGCACCCCCAGCTGggttgttttttggttttcttggtGTTCTTATTTGTTTTCCAGTCAAATTCAGattccaacagaaaacccaggAACCCAGCCGTCCATCATCCCATCAGACATCATGACCTGTCGGTCTGACGTTGGCAGGCCTGATTCTGAACACTGACAGTTTTATTTTATCTACATGTGTAGAATTAAGAGGTTTAAGCtacattgttttttctttgatgCTGATTATTTAAAAATGGCCAATAACTGTCCAAACAATTAGTAAGTTGTCAATATTAGGTCAAATGTAATCTCTGTATTTCCTGTTTGTATGTCAGAAATAAAGAAGTGTGGTACACACacgtctatgtatatatatatatatatatatatatatatatatatatatatatatatgtatatatatatatatatatatatgtatatatatatatatatatatatatgtatatatatatatatatatatatatatatatatatatatatatatatatatatatatatgtatatatatatatatatatgtatatatatatatatgtatatatatatatatatgtatatatatatatatatatatatatatatatatatatatgtatatatatatatatatatacgtatatatatatatatatatgtatatatatatatatatatacgtatatatatatatatatatatatatatatatatatatatatatatatatatatgtatatatatatatatatatatatatatatatatatatatatatatatatatatacatatgttagtttttattagtaGAATTatcactttaaaaacaaattgTTCTTCAATGTGATTTTGctccatttttctcttttttttaaaatccacACTACATCTTGGAAATAAGGCGCTTTTATTACAAAACAAGATCATTTTGTCTcccgtttttttcattttccatgCTGCAGTTCTTGAATGCATCAGCGCACTCTGATTAGTGATTGAACTGCACATGCTGTGGTTTCATGAGCGTAGTACTGGTGCATTACACTAAAACACATTGGTGAACCCAGGTTGGAAAAATATACTAAAAACAGTCCACAAAACTGGTCCATTACTTACGTTTAAGTTTCGGGCTGTGTGAATTGACCGTCCAATATTCTCCTTTTCCTGACTCCCAGAGATTCAAAATGGTCTTAAACTATCATGTTTTCACTTTTCAGGCTGTCTAGCTGTCGATTAATCCATAAATCAAAGTTTTAAAGAGCATTGATTCCAGATTGGATCTCCAACCACAGATTAGCCCCACCCATGCAAACACAGCATGGTCCACCATCCGCCCCTCAGTCAAAtcaattcaaatcaaatcaaactttatttatatactgAACCGTCTAGGGGGTTCATGAGTAACAATAATAAACATTAAAGCTgcgagcagcgatgaacgggccctcgcactcatagccaccgtcccccataagcatatcagaaataaacaccacccacgacttcctatgtcaaacgattcaaaagttatagcagaaaatagggaaaaccaatcagaagaaggggcggggctaattcaggccaatgaaggacaaggactcaatacagagtccgatgacaccacccacgactctctatgtcaaaccattcaaaggttatagcagaaaatagggacaaccaatcagaagaaggggcggggctaatgttcaccaattatggtaagGGCTCAAAaccgaatctgatgacaccacccacgagtctttatgtcaaaccattcaaaagttatagcagaaaatagggacaaccaatcagaagaaggggcggggctaatgttcaccaattatggtaagGGCTCAAAaccgaatctgatgacaccacccacgagtctttatgtcaaaccattcaaaagttatagcagaaaatagggacaaccaatcagaagaaggggcggggctaattcaggctaatgaagctcaaggacttaataccgagtccaatgacaccacccacgactctct
Proteins encoded in this window:
- the LOC133450407 gene encoding olfactory receptor 10A6-like, producing MVNSTQVVYFTLTAYLDIGLYKYLCFLMLLCLYVLIICANLLLIVIICCTRSLHEPMYMFLVSLFVNELYGSTGLFPMLLVQVLSDVHTVSFRLCFLQIFCIYTYIGTEVLILAVMSYDRYLAICFPLQYVSCMTPKKVVVLIALTWLIPLCAIVVLISLSVSLQLCGKVINKVCCGNYSIVKLACSDTTVNNIYGLIYTVISIVVPFVLILYTYVKILEVCFSGSKQAREKAISTCTPHLASIANFSFGCCFQILESRFGFSRLSPVFDIFLSVYFLTCQPLLNPLLYGLKFSKIRDACKRL